One stretch of Siphonobacter curvatus DNA includes these proteins:
- a CDS encoding pyruvate dehydrogenase complex dihydrolipoamide acetyltransferase: MAEVIRMPLLSDTMTEGVIAEWLKKVGDTVKSGDILAEVETDKATMELENYADGTLLYVAADKGQAVEVNGVLAVVGKPGEDYQSLLDGGSANGSAPAEEKTEAPAAEPAPAAPAAPVKSESKAVDLSSIKATAVRMPLLSDTMTEGVIANWVKNVGDKIKNGDILAEVETDKATMELENYEDGTLLYVGVEAGQAAKVNQIIAIVGEEGANYQAILDAENGTAPAAEETKAEAPAEGSKEQAVDATQSNDAEGRIKASPLAKSIAKDKGINLSDVTGSGENGRIVKKDLDTFTPAAKEASAPAAAAPAAAPAQPAAQPQKPVAVPEPAGEYEDLPVSSMRKTIARRLSESLYTAPHFYLTMEITMDKAIKLRSQLNEISPAKISFNDFTIKAAALALREHPAVNASWLGDKIRRYKYINIGVAVAVEDGLVVPVIRNSDQKTLSTISTEVKDYAGKAKNKKLQPKDMEGSTFSISNLGMFGVEEFNPIINSPDSCILAVGGIKKTVAVNDAGEFYATNIMKVTLACDHRSVDGATGAAFLQTFKQLLEDPMRMLV, translated from the coding sequence ATGGCAGAAGTAATTCGTATGCCCCTTTTGAGTGACACGATGACTGAAGGGGTCATCGCTGAGTGGCTCAAAAAAGTGGGCGATACCGTTAAATCCGGAGATATCCTGGCCGAAGTTGAAACCGATAAAGCCACGATGGAACTGGAAAACTACGCAGATGGTACTCTTTTATACGTAGCTGCCGACAAAGGGCAGGCTGTAGAAGTGAATGGAGTACTGGCTGTGGTAGGCAAACCCGGAGAAGATTATCAGTCTCTGCTCGATGGCGGCTCTGCCAATGGCTCCGCACCGGCTGAGGAAAAAACCGAAGCTCCAGCCGCTGAACCGGCTCCCGCTGCTCCGGCCGCTCCTGTAAAATCAGAAAGTAAAGCAGTGGATCTGTCGAGCATCAAAGCGACGGCTGTCCGCATGCCCTTACTGAGTGATACGATGACCGAAGGCGTGATTGCCAACTGGGTCAAAAATGTAGGAGATAAAATTAAGAATGGTGACATCCTGGCCGAAGTCGAAACCGACAAAGCCACGATGGAACTGGAAAACTACGAAGACGGTACGCTGTTGTACGTAGGCGTGGAAGCAGGTCAGGCAGCGAAGGTCAACCAGATCATTGCGATCGTAGGCGAAGAAGGAGCCAACTATCAGGCTATTCTCGACGCTGAAAATGGAACGGCTCCCGCAGCTGAAGAAACCAAAGCCGAAGCTCCGGCTGAGGGTTCAAAAGAGCAGGCAGTTGATGCAACGCAATCCAACGATGCTGAAGGCCGTATCAAAGCTTCTCCCTTAGCTAAATCCATTGCTAAAGACAAAGGCATCAACCTTTCTGATGTGACGGGCTCCGGTGAAAACGGACGTATCGTGAAGAAAGACCTCGATACCTTTACACCAGCGGCGAAAGAAGCCTCGGCTCCGGCCGCAGCAGCTCCGGCGGCGGCACCGGCCCAACCGGCCGCTCAGCCACAGAAGCCCGTAGCGGTTCCTGAGCCCGCGGGTGAATACGAAGACCTGCCCGTCTCGTCGATGCGTAAAACCATCGCCCGTCGTTTGTCTGAGTCGCTGTATACGGCTCCGCACTTCTATCTGACGATGGAAATTACGATGGACAAAGCCATCAAGTTGCGTTCACAGTTGAATGAAATATCGCCCGCGAAAATTTCATTTAATGACTTTACCATCAAAGCTGCGGCTCTGGCTCTGCGGGAACACCCCGCCGTGAATGCTTCCTGGTTGGGCGACAAAATCCGTCGGTACAAATACATCAACATTGGTGTAGCTGTAGCGGTGGAAGACGGTCTGGTGGTACCCGTAATCCGCAACTCCGATCAGAAAACACTTTCGACGATTTCTACCGAAGTGAAAGACTACGCCGGAAAAGCCAAGAACAAAAAACTTCAGCCGAAAGATATGGAAGGTTCTACCTTCAGTATCTCGAACCTGGGTATGTTCGGCGTCGAAGAATTCAATCCGATCATCAACTCTCCGGATTCCTGTATTCTGGCCGTAGGCGGAATCAAGAAAACCGTAGCGGTGAATGATGCCGGTGAGTTCTACGCTACTAACATCATGAAAGTAACGCTAGCCTGCGATCACCGATCGGTTGACGGAGCAACGGGAGCAGCCTTCCTGCAAACGTTCAAGCAACTCCTCGAAGATCCGATGCGTATGCTAGTATAG
- a CDS encoding 1-acyl-sn-glycerol-3-phosphate acyltransferase, producing the protein MFRWLAASLFRLSGWRTAGPSPKALPKFVLMVAPHATSTDFFVGVGARAAIDTWIYYLGKKELFKPAPVAWFMKALGGYPVDRGRTKNFVESVVDLFKSKKEFRICITPEGTRADVTELKTGFYYMALGANVPIVFCAFDYGRKLVYFDEPFWPTGNWEQDKIVMARFFDTVYGTKKSWIRNYLSQS; encoded by the coding sequence ATGTTTCGTTGGCTCGCCGCAAGCCTTTTTCGTTTATCCGGCTGGAGAACTGCCGGTCCTTCTCCGAAAGCATTACCCAAGTTTGTACTCATGGTGGCTCCGCACGCCACATCCACCGACTTTTTTGTCGGGGTTGGAGCACGGGCCGCGATTGATACCTGGATTTATTATTTAGGAAAAAAAGAGCTGTTCAAACCCGCTCCGGTCGCCTGGTTCATGAAGGCACTGGGTGGTTATCCCGTCGATCGCGGACGCACCAAAAACTTCGTCGAAAGTGTGGTTGACCTGTTTAAAAGCAAAAAGGAGTTTCGGATTTGCATTACGCCGGAAGGAACTCGGGCTGATGTTACTGAGCTGAAAACGGGCTTTTACTACATGGCCTTGGGAGCGAACGTACCGATTGTATTTTGTGCCTTCGATTACGGTCGGAAACTGGTGTACTTTGACGAACCATTCTGGCCTACGGGTAACTGGGAGCAGGACAAAATCGTCATGGCCCGCTTTTTCGATACGGTATACGGAACGAAAAAATCCTGGATACGCAATTATCTGTCTCAGTCCTGA
- the nspC gene encoding carboxynorspermidine decarboxylase codes for MNYDLIPSPCFVLEEAKLKRNLELLRYVQQQAGVEIICALKGFSMFSTFPMLRNYLAGATASSVNEARLINEEWGTKAHSYVPAIREDEIEELIERSTHLTFNSWRQFEKFGKQAATAGVSVGIRINPQYSEVTTDLYNPCVPGSRLGVIRAVFPDQLPAEIEGLHFHTLCENDSHTLERTLVHVEQRFGDLLQQVKWLNMGGGHLITRADYDPEHLISVLKAFKAKFPHLKIIMEPGSAVGWQTGVLVSTVLDVVDAQGINVAMLDTSFSAHMPDTLEMPYKPRIIGAHQDPVAGKPTYRMGGSTCLAGDYMGDYSFDADLQEGDTIVFDDMIHYTMVKTTTFNGVNLPSIGIWKEDGTFELVRSYGYESYKDRLS; via the coding sequence ATGAACTACGATCTGATCCCTTCTCCCTGTTTTGTACTGGAAGAAGCTAAATTAAAGCGTAACCTGGAGTTGCTTCGCTACGTGCAGCAGCAGGCCGGGGTAGAAATCATTTGTGCCCTGAAAGGCTTTTCGATGTTTAGTACGTTCCCGATGCTTCGGAATTACCTGGCCGGAGCCACGGCTAGTAGCGTCAACGAAGCCCGGCTTATCAACGAGGAATGGGGAACGAAGGCTCACTCCTACGTACCCGCCATTCGGGAAGATGAGATTGAGGAACTGATCGAACGGTCTACGCATCTGACCTTTAATTCCTGGCGTCAATTCGAAAAATTTGGAAAACAGGCGGCGACGGCTGGCGTATCGGTAGGCATTCGTATCAATCCGCAGTACTCGGAAGTCACCACAGATTTGTACAATCCCTGCGTGCCGGGTTCGCGTTTGGGCGTGATTCGTGCCGTATTTCCGGATCAGTTGCCCGCTGAAATTGAAGGGCTACACTTTCATACCCTTTGCGAGAACGATTCGCATACGCTAGAGCGGACGCTCGTACACGTCGAGCAACGGTTCGGTGATTTACTTCAGCAGGTTAAATGGCTCAATATGGGCGGCGGCCATCTCATTACGCGGGCCGATTACGATCCAGAGCATTTGATTTCGGTATTAAAAGCGTTTAAGGCCAAGTTTCCACACTTGAAGATTATCATGGAGCCGGGTTCAGCCGTGGGCTGGCAAACGGGTGTACTGGTTTCAACCGTACTCGATGTAGTGGATGCTCAGGGAATCAATGTGGCCATGTTGGATACATCCTTTTCGGCTCATATGCCCGACACCCTGGAAATGCCCTACAAACCGCGGATCATTGGGGCTCACCAAGACCCCGTGGCCGGTAAACCTACCTACCGCATGGGTGGCAGTACCTGTCTGGCCGGTGATTACATGGGCGATTACAGTTTCGACGCGGATTTACAGGAAGGAGACACGATCGTTTTTGACGATATGATTCACTACACCATGGTGAAAACGACGACCTTCAACGGCGTGAATTTACCCAGCATTGGTATCTGGAAGGAGGACGGCACCTTTGAACTTGTTCGCAGCTACGGCTACGAAAGCTACAAGGACCGACTTTCTTAA
- a CDS encoding MBL fold metallo-hydrolase RNA specificity domain-containing protein has protein sequence MKLTFWGAARQVTGSMYLLELEDNYRILIDCGTNMERNLEEEEENKPLFPFDASSLNLVLLTHAHIDHSGNIPNLYRDGYEGQVLCTTPTYELSRLLLMDAAHLNQKKLQRATGDSNKKKKRMARLEKKGDLYLDKQVDDSLENFVTIAFNQKFQVTDNLWLTFIPAGHLLGAAHIILETKEKGQKKSICFSGDLGRKNYPLHVEPSPVPEVDYLVCESTYGSRLHEDNRSPEEALADVIRRTCINIPGRLIIPAFSVGRTQALLFTLNRLYSEQGFKPIRVFSDSPLAHSTTKVYDRHSKFLNPESQNFKQKHGRLFDFQNLTFIESEKASRAISNHNEPCIIISASGMVSGGRVEQHVAANIGNPYCTILLVGYAAEDTLGWRLLNGQNTLRIKDNEYAVQAKIEKIDVFSGHGDQQDLVNFVKQQSPQKLKKIFLIHGEETSMQTFANRLHDEGFSDVRIPMKGESFEL, from the coding sequence ATGAAACTAACTTTTTGGGGTGCAGCCCGGCAGGTGACGGGCAGTATGTATTTACTGGAGCTGGAGGATAATTACCGAATTCTGATTGATTGTGGTACCAATATGGAGCGAAATCTGGAAGAGGAGGAAGAAAATAAACCCTTGTTCCCCTTTGACGCTTCGAGCCTGAATCTGGTCTTACTTACCCACGCTCACATCGACCATTCGGGCAATATCCCGAATTTGTACCGCGATGGCTACGAGGGCCAGGTCTTATGTACGACCCCAACCTATGAGCTTTCCCGACTGCTCTTAATGGATGCGGCCCACTTGAATCAGAAGAAGCTGCAACGGGCTACGGGCGATTCCAACAAAAAGAAGAAACGGATGGCCCGCCTCGAAAAAAAGGGCGATCTGTACCTGGACAAACAGGTCGATGATTCTCTGGAAAACTTCGTCACCATTGCCTTTAATCAGAAATTTCAGGTTACCGATAACCTTTGGCTGACCTTCATTCCAGCGGGCCACCTGCTGGGAGCGGCTCACATCATTCTGGAAACGAAAGAAAAAGGACAAAAAAAATCCATTTGTTTTTCGGGTGATCTGGGGCGTAAAAATTATCCCCTGCACGTCGAACCTAGTCCCGTACCGGAAGTGGATTATCTGGTTTGTGAAAGCACCTACGGTAGCCGTTTACACGAAGATAACCGATCCCCCGAGGAAGCTCTGGCCGATGTGATCCGCCGTACCTGCATCAATATTCCGGGGCGTCTGATTATTCCTGCTTTCTCAGTAGGCCGGACGCAGGCCTTACTCTTTACGCTGAATCGCCTGTATTCCGAACAAGGTTTTAAACCGATTCGCGTATTTAGCGACAGCCCCTTGGCTCATTCGACGACGAAAGTTTACGATCGTCACAGCAAATTTCTCAATCCCGAATCGCAGAACTTTAAACAAAAGCACGGTCGTCTGTTCGATTTTCAGAACCTGACTTTTATTGAAAGTGAAAAGGCTAGTCGGGCCATCTCGAATCATAACGAACCCTGTATCATTATTTCAGCTTCGGGCATGGTTTCCGGTGGCCGGGTTGAACAACACGTGGCCGCCAACATCGGCAATCCGTACTGTACCATTCTGCTGGTGGGTTATGCCGCCGAAGACACGCTGGGCTGGCGATTGCTGAACGGACAGAATACGCTACGAATCAAGGACAACGAATACGCGGTTCAGGCAAAAATTGAAAAAATTGATGTCTTCAGTGGCCACGGAGATCAGCAGGATCTCGTAAATTTTGTGAAGCAACAATCGCCGCAGAAGCTTAAGAAAATTTTTCTCATTCACGGAGAGGAAACCTCCATGCAAACCTTTGCCAATCGACTCCATGACGAAGGTTTCAGCGATGTCCGCATTCCCATGAAAGGAGAGAGTTTCGAATTATAA
- a CDS encoding 6-pyruvoyl trahydropterin synthase family protein, producing the protein MVYVSRVEHFNAAHRVYNPSWSDEQNFEVFGPCANPYYHGHNFELTVTVKGIPHSDTGFVMDMKHLGKIVKEQIVERVDHRNLNLEVDFLKDKIPTCEIFIMEIWKILAPVVAESTQGRSQLHSLKLIETPKNFVEYFGE; encoded by the coding sequence ATGGTATACGTATCAAGAGTAGAACATTTTAACGCGGCTCACCGGGTTTATAATCCGAGTTGGAGCGACGAACAGAACTTTGAAGTATTCGGCCCCTGTGCCAATCCGTACTATCACGGACATAACTTCGAATTGACTGTAACGGTCAAAGGCATACCGCACTCGGATACGGGTTTTGTGATGGATATGAAACACCTGGGCAAGATTGTCAAGGAGCAGATTGTCGAGCGAGTCGATCACCGGAATTTGAATCTGGAAGTAGATTTTCTGAAGGATAAAATTCCGACTTGCGAAATATTCATCATGGAAATCTGGAAGATTCTGGCTCCCGTCGTCGCCGAATCCACGCAGGGCCGTAGCCAGCTCCACAGCCTGAAACTCATCGAAACACCCAAGAATTTTGTGGAGTATTTCGGAGAATAA
- the hslV gene encoding ATP-dependent protease subunit HslV has protein sequence MKEAEIHSTTVLGVVHNGEVVVGADGQATMGNTVAKANVRKIRKLSGGKIVAGFAGSTADAFTLIERFEEKLNAYGQNMKRAAIELAKDWRTDRYLRKLEAMLIVANSEEILIISGTGDVLEPENGIAAIGSGSNFAQAAAIALKKHATNLSAEEMVRESLHIAADICIYTNHNLVVEKVG, from the coding sequence ATGAAAGAAGCAGAAATTCACTCGACAACCGTACTAGGAGTCGTACATAATGGCGAAGTGGTAGTAGGTGCCGATGGACAGGCTACCATGGGGAATACGGTAGCTAAAGCCAACGTTCGGAAAATCCGGAAATTATCGGGCGGAAAGATTGTTGCTGGATTCGCGGGTAGTACGGCCGATGCATTCACTCTAATTGAACGCTTTGAGGAAAAACTTAACGCCTACGGTCAGAATATGAAGCGGGCGGCCATTGAACTGGCGAAGGATTGGCGTACGGATCGCTACCTCCGAAAGCTGGAAGCCATGCTGATCGTTGCCAATTCCGAAGAGATTCTCATCATTTCCGGTACGGGTGACGTACTGGAACCCGAAAACGGTATTGCCGCCATTGGTTCCGGTTCTAACTTTGCTCAGGCCGCTGCCATTGCATTGAAAAAACACGCGACTAATTTATCGGCTGAAGAAATGGTACGCGAAAGTCTGCACATTGCCGCTGATATCTGTATTTACACGAACCATAACTTGGTGGTGGAAAAAGTAGGATAA
- the rfaD gene encoding ADP-glyceromanno-heptose 6-epimerase, with protein MIIVTGAAGFIGSNLIQRLNQDKFNFIIAVDDFSDPVKRKNLENKQIQEYVDREHFFDWLDQNYHEVEFIFHIGARTDTTEFNYEIFDHLNVNYSKQIWRKCVAYQIPLVYASSAATYGLGELGYEDNETLIPQLKPLNPYGDSKNQFDIWALEQEEKPFFWAGLKFFNVYGPNEYHKGRMASVIMHAHRQIKATGQMKLFRSHNPDFKDGEQMRDFVYVKDVVEVCLFLMYSRKHSGIYNLGSGKARTFLDLVTNTFKAMNLEPQINFIDTPIDIRDTYQYFTEAAMSKLRSIGYEKPFHTLEEGVADYVGNYLTTERYV; from the coding sequence ATGATTATTGTTACCGGAGCTGCTGGCTTTATTGGAAGTAATCTTATCCAAAGGCTAAATCAGGATAAATTCAACTTTATCATCGCCGTTGATGATTTTTCGGATCCTGTCAAACGCAAAAATCTGGAAAATAAACAGATTCAGGAGTACGTTGATCGGGAGCATTTCTTCGACTGGCTCGATCAGAATTATCATGAAGTAGAGTTTATTTTTCATATTGGTGCCCGCACGGATACCACGGAATTTAACTACGAGATTTTTGATCATCTCAACGTTAATTACTCCAAGCAAATCTGGCGTAAATGCGTAGCCTACCAAATTCCTTTGGTATACGCTTCGTCGGCCGCTACCTACGGCCTGGGTGAATTAGGTTACGAGGATAACGAAACGTTAATTCCTCAGCTTAAGCCTCTTAACCCCTACGGAGATTCTAAAAATCAATTTGATATCTGGGCTTTAGAGCAGGAAGAAAAACCCTTCTTCTGGGCGGGTTTGAAATTCTTCAACGTATACGGTCCTAACGAATACCACAAAGGCCGCATGGCTTCGGTGATTATGCACGCTCACCGGCAGATTAAGGCTACGGGACAGATGAAGCTTTTCCGTTCGCATAACCCTGATTTTAAGGATGGCGAACAAATGCGGGACTTTGTGTACGTAAAAGATGTGGTAGAAGTTTGCCTCTTTCTGATGTACAGTCGCAAACATTCGGGGATTTACAACCTTGGTAGCGGCAAAGCCCGTACTTTCCTGGATCTGGTGACGAACACGTTCAAAGCCATGAACCTAGAGCCTCAGATTAATTTCATCGATACGCCCATCGACATTCGCGATACGTACCAGTACTTTACGGAAGCAGCCATGAGTAAACTCCGTTCGATTGGCTATGAAAAGCCCTTCCACACGCTGGAAGAAGGCGTTGCCGATTACGTAGGTAACTACTTGACGACCGAACGTTACGTTTAG
- a CDS encoding HAD family hydrolase, protein MIKNLIFDMGNVIIDIDVPLTYRAFAELAGISEEEATRLFHEKAFFHQFEIGKINEADFKALLRKEFNSDWSDETIDTAWCTLLLDMPKARLDRIQDLSKSYRVFLLSNTNPIHVREIVKRAAAVGYDFMSLFEKPFLSYEMGFMKPDPEFYRHALQEGGGLLPEESVFIDDNADNIESAATVGIQTIWLNPLGTVLDKLLDY, encoded by the coding sequence ATGATCAAAAACCTCATTTTCGATATGGGGAATGTCATCATTGATATTGACGTTCCTCTTACCTACCGGGCGTTTGCCGAACTGGCGGGTATTTCTGAAGAAGAAGCCACGCGTCTGTTTCACGAAAAAGCGTTCTTCCATCAGTTTGAGATTGGAAAAATCAACGAAGCGGATTTTAAAGCGTTGCTTCGTAAAGAATTCAATAGCGACTGGTCGGACGAAACCATTGATACGGCCTGGTGTACCTTGTTGCTCGACATGCCTAAGGCCCGCCTCGACCGCATTCAGGACCTTAGTAAATCGTATCGCGTATTTCTGCTGAGTAATACGAATCCCATTCACGTTCGGGAAATCGTGAAGCGAGCCGCCGCCGTGGGCTACGATTTCATGAGTCTGTTTGAAAAACCTTTTCTTTCGTATGAAATGGGTTTCATGAAACCCGATCCGGAATTTTACCGTCATGCCCTGCAGGAAGGTGGCGGACTTTTGCCCGAAGAAAGCGTATTTATTGACGACAACGCTGATAATATTGAATCGGCCGCAACCGTTGGTATACAAACCATCTGGTTGAATCCGCTCGGCACCGTACTTGACAAATTACTCGATTACTAA
- a CDS encoding acetyl-CoA carboxylase carboxyltransferase subunit alpha: MRTLLDFERPIAELESRIDEMKRLAAEKNLDVSAATAVLENQLVDLKKETFRNLTRWQRVQVSRHPDRPYTQDYLHRICTDFIEIHGDRQVADDKAIVGGFANIDGHPVMIIGQQKGRNTKERQYRNFGMPNPEGYRKALRLMKMAEKFNCPIITLIDTPGAFPGLEAEERGQGEAIARNLRDMFMLTVPVICIIIGEGASGGALGIAIGDQVLMLENTWYSVISPESCSSILWRSWDYKEQAAEALKLTATDMSSNGLVDGIIPEPLGGAHLDHDRMSEILKGEIINRLIALQALSPEERINQRIEKFSKMGVFVE; encoded by the coding sequence ATGCGAACATTACTCGACTTTGAACGGCCCATTGCCGAACTCGAATCCCGAATTGACGAAATGAAACGGCTGGCCGCCGAAAAAAATCTTGATGTTTCGGCCGCTACTGCAGTCTTAGAAAACCAGTTAGTAGATCTTAAGAAAGAGACGTTCCGTAACCTGACTCGCTGGCAGCGGGTACAAGTTTCACGTCACCCTGATCGTCCGTATACGCAAGATTACCTGCACCGGATCTGTACGGATTTTATTGAAATCCACGGCGATCGTCAGGTTGCCGATGATAAGGCGATTGTGGGTGGTTTTGCGAATATCGATGGTCACCCCGTCATGATCATTGGTCAGCAGAAAGGTCGTAATACTAAAGAACGGCAGTACCGTAACTTCGGTATGCCCAACCCCGAAGGTTATCGCAAGGCCCTGCGTCTGATGAAAATGGCAGAAAAATTCAACTGCCCCATCATTACGCTTATTGATACGCCCGGTGCATTCCCCGGACTGGAAGCGGAAGAACGCGGACAAGGTGAAGCCATTGCCCGTAACCTTCGGGATATGTTCATGTTAACTGTACCCGTCATTTGTATCATCATTGGCGAAGGAGCTTCCGGTGGAGCCCTGGGTATTGCCATTGGTGATCAGGTACTGATGCTGGAAAATACTTGGTATTCGGTAATCTCTCCGGAATCCTGCTCGTCCATTCTCTGGCGGAGTTGGGATTACAAGGAACAGGCCGCTGAAGCCCTCAAGCTTACCGCAACGGACATGAGCAGCAATGGACTGGTCGATGGAATCATTCCCGAACCCCTCGGCGGTGCTCACCTCGACCACGACCGGATGTCCGAAATTCTCAAAGGAGAAATCATCAACCGACTCATTGCCCTACAGGCTCTTTCACCCGAAGAACGGATCAATCAACGCATTGAGAAATTCTCGAAAATGGGCGTGTTTGTTGAGTAA
- the lpxB gene encoding lipid-A-disaccharide synthase, giving the protein MKYFLIAGERSGDLHGSNLIKGIRQHDASAIIQCWGGEDMEAAGAELLHHYRDSAFMGFWEVAKNLSTIRRQMKECKEQILAFQPDVLILIDYAGFNLRMATFAKQHGIRTFYYISPKVWAWNQKRALKIKRVVDRMFCIFPFEVDFFRKFDYEVDYVGNPLLDAIDSFTPDPDFRIKNQLDSRPIIALLPGSRLEEVRRILPQMLSVRNQFPDYQFVVAKVSNLSETLYETSVSDVSFVTNASYDLLTVAHAALVTSGTATLETALFNVPEVVCYEANGLSYHIAKRLIRVPYISLVNLIANQEVVKELIQHDLTTEQIAQELQKIVQGTSREKMLRQYQDLHEKMGETGASERAGRRMVAYLKNQD; this is encoded by the coding sequence ATGAAGTACTTCCTCATTGCCGGCGAACGCTCGGGTGATTTACACGGATCAAACCTGATTAAGGGCATTCGTCAGCACGATGCGTCGGCAATTATCCAATGCTGGGGTGGGGAAGATATGGAAGCGGCTGGAGCCGAGTTACTACATCACTACCGCGATTCGGCGTTCATGGGATTTTGGGAAGTAGCCAAAAATCTGAGTACGATCCGGCGACAGATGAAAGAGTGCAAAGAGCAGATTCTGGCCTTTCAACCCGATGTCCTGATTCTTATTGATTACGCCGGATTCAACCTGCGAATGGCGACTTTTGCTAAACAGCACGGTATCCGGACGTTCTACTATATCTCTCCGAAGGTCTGGGCTTGGAATCAGAAACGGGCCCTGAAGATCAAGCGGGTTGTGGATCGCATGTTTTGCATTTTTCCGTTCGAAGTGGACTTTTTTCGGAAGTTCGATTACGAGGTCGATTACGTAGGAAATCCGCTGTTAGATGCCATCGATTCCTTTACGCCCGATCCGGATTTCCGAATCAAAAACCAGCTCGATTCCCGTCCGATCATCGCCTTATTGCCCGGCAGTAGGTTAGAAGAAGTACGGCGGATCTTGCCCCAAATGTTATCGGTTCGAAACCAGTTCCCCGACTATCAATTTGTGGTAGCGAAGGTTTCCAACTTGTCTGAGACGCTATACGAAACTTCCGTATCGGATGTATCATTTGTAACCAATGCGTCTTACGATTTACTGACCGTTGCTCATGCCGCTCTGGTCACTTCGGGTACGGCTACGCTGGAAACGGCTCTGTTTAATGTTCCGGAAGTGGTCTGTTACGAGGCAAATGGGCTGTCGTATCACATCGCCAAACGCCTGATTCGCGTGCCGTATATTTCGCTGGTGAATCTGATTGCCAATCAGGAAGTCGTCAAAGAATTGATTCAGCACGACCTAACGACCGAACAGATCGCTCAGGAGTTGCAAAAGATTGTGCAGGGAACGAGTCGAGAAAAAATGCTTCGTCAGTACCAGGATCTACACGAAAAAATGGGCGAAACCGGAGCCTCTGAACGAGCGGGTCGCCGAATGGTAGCGTACCTGAAAAATCAGGACTGA
- a CDS encoding site-2 protease family protein — MSRTRRRLYTQLILFVLTIVTTTIAGAEWTNGTSLFYANPPLTISDILGGLAFSLPFLAVLTVHEFGHYFTARFNKVKVTLPYYIPLWLGPFTTIGTMGAFIKLRSRVKTNIQYFDIGIAGPLAGFFVALGLLWYGFTHLPPADYIFTIHPEWRQFGSNYAQYVYTPQAMEGRGAVGLGDNLLFWFFKKYVAVGTVPHQYDMVNYPFLFAGYLSLFFTALNLFPIGQLDGGHILYGLVGRRLHQIISPIIFVGFLFYAGLGWFRYQDFVVADTNEFLIQAGYLLAYVGMLFLALSRIHDDRLIVIALALGIVLSQLVLSYFFPQLEGYRGFVPFAFMLGRFLGIHHPPADYEVPIGWPRQILGWFSLAVFVVCFSPQPFVVY; from the coding sequence ATGAGCCGTACCCGGCGTCGTTTATATACCCAACTCATTCTATTTGTTCTAACCATTGTAACTACCACGATTGCGGGGGCGGAATGGACGAACGGAACTTCTCTTTTTTACGCCAATCCTCCCTTAACCATTTCGGACATTCTGGGCGGACTGGCGTTTTCACTTCCTTTTCTGGCGGTACTGACTGTACACGAATTTGGTCACTATTTTACGGCTCGCTTTAATAAGGTTAAGGTTACTCTACCCTACTACATTCCCCTCTGGCTCGGCCCTTTCACCACGATTGGTACCATGGGAGCCTTTATCAAGCTACGGAGTCGGGTCAAAACCAATATTCAGTATTTTGACATTGGCATAGCGGGACCGCTGGCGGGCTTTTTCGTGGCTTTAGGCCTACTTTGGTACGGATTTACGCACTTACCCCCGGCCGATTATATTTTCACTATACACCCTGAATGGCGACAATTCGGTAGTAACTATGCCCAGTATGTGTACACCCCACAAGCCATGGAAGGCCGGGGGGCAGTGGGCCTGGGCGACAATCTTCTATTCTGGTTTTTCAAGAAATACGTTGCCGTTGGTACCGTACCGCACCAGTACGACATGGTGAATTATCCCTTCCTGTTTGCGGGTTATCTATCGCTATTTTTTACGGCTCTGAATCTTTTCCCCATCGGTCAGCTCGATGGCGGACATATCTTGTATGGACTCGTGGGTCGTCGGCTCCACCAGATTATCTCACCCATTATTTTCGTAGGATTTCTCTTCTACGCGGGCTTAGGCTGGTTTCGGTACCAGGATTTTGTGGTGGCTGATACGAATGAATTTCTCATTCAAGCCGGATACCTACTGGCTTATGTCGGCATGCTGTTTCTGGCCCTGAGCCGGATTCACGACGATCGACTGATCGTCATTGCCCTGGCTCTGGGTATTGTACTCAGTCAACTGGTTCTGAGTTATTTCTTTCCGCAACTCGAAGGCTACCGAGGGTTTGTCCCCTTTGCTTTCATGCTGGGACGCTTCCTGGGTATTCACCATCCACCAGCCGATTACGAGGTTCCCATTGGCTGGCCCCGTCAGATTTTGGGCTGGTTCTCGCTGGCCGTTTTTGTGGTATGTTTCAGTCCCCAGCCCTTTGTGGTGTATTGA